A region from the Citrobacter telavivensis genome encodes:
- a CDS encoding FAD-binding protein, producing the protein MEHFDVAIIGLGPAGAALARKLSGRMRVLALDKKRQCGNEGFTKPCGGLLAPDAQRSFIRDGITLPVDVIANPQIFSVKTVDADASLTRNYQRSYININRHAFDLWMKSLIPDEVQVYHDSLCRKIWREEGKWHVIFRADGWEQQITARYLVGADGANSLVRRYLYPDHQIRKYVAIQQWFAERHPVPFYACIFDNAATDCYSWSISKDGYFIFGGAYPMKDGQARFEALKERMTAFQFRFGTPVKSEKCTVLFPSRWADFVCGEENAFLIGEAAGFISASSLEGISYALDSAEILKSVLIKDAPEMNRAYRKATRKLRCKLYGKILKSRCLTAPILRNAIMRSGIAHIPLSQDDQPTATSGGLAKEY; encoded by the coding sequence ATGGAACATTTCGACGTAGCGATTATCGGTCTCGGCCCGGCCGGCGCAGCGCTGGCACGTAAATTGAGCGGCAGGATGCGCGTGCTTGCGCTGGATAAAAAACGGCAGTGCGGCAACGAGGGGTTCACCAAGCCCTGCGGCGGTTTACTGGCACCGGACGCGCAGCGTTCGTTTATTCGCGATGGGATCACGCTACCGGTGGACGTCATTGCTAACCCGCAGATTTTCAGCGTTAAAACGGTGGATGCCGACGCATCGTTGACGCGCAATTACCAGCGCAGCTACATCAATATCAACCGTCATGCCTTTGATTTATGGATGAAATCACTGATCCCGGATGAGGTACAGGTGTACCACGACAGCCTGTGTCGAAAAATCTGGCGAGAAGAGGGGAAGTGGCACGTGATTTTTCGTGCCGACGGTTGGGAGCAGCAGATTACCGCCCGTTATCTGGTGGGTGCCGACGGGGCAAATTCTCTGGTACGTCGTTATCTTTATCCGGACCATCAGATTCGTAAATATGTCGCCATCCAGCAGTGGTTCGCGGAACGTCATCCGGTCCCGTTTTACGCCTGCATTTTCGATAACGCCGCGACGGACTGTTACTCCTGGAGTATCAGTAAAGACGGTTATTTCATTTTTGGCGGCGCGTATCCCATGAAGGATGGCCAGGCGCGCTTCGAAGCGCTGAAAGAGAGAATGACTGCGTTTCAATTCCGCTTCGGCACACCGGTAAAAAGCGAGAAATGTACCGTGCTCTTTCCGTCGCGCTGGGCGGATTTCGTCTGCGGCGAAGAAAACGCGTTTCTGATTGGCGAGGCGGCCGGATTTATCAGCGCCAGTTCACTGGAAGGGATAAGCTACGCCCTGGATAGCGCGGAGATCCTCAAGTCCGTACTGATAAAAGATGCGCCGGAGATGAACCGCGCTTACCGGAAAGCCACTCGCAAACTGCGCTGCAAGCTATATGGCAAGATCCTGAAGAGTCGCTGTTTAACTGCGCCCATATTGCGAAACGCGATTATGCGAAGCGGTATCGCGCATATCCCGCTCAGTCAGGATGACCAGCCCACCGCAACGTCTGGTGGGCTGGCAAAGGAGTATTAA
- a CDS encoding DUF3748 domain-containing protein, which yields MKQITFTPRNHQLTNTRTWTPDSHWLVFDVRPSGASFTGETIERVNVHTGELEVIYRATLGAHVGVVTVHPQTEKYVFIHGPENPDATWQYDFHHRRGVIAEQGEVTNLDAMDITSPYTPGALRGGSHVHVFSPNGEFVSFTYNDHVMHERDLALDLRNVGVAVPYGPVTVSAQHPREYSGSHWCVLVSQTTPEPTPGSDEISRAYEEGWVGNHALAFIGDTLSENGEKVPELFLVELPQDEAGWKTPGVTPLEGTDATLPSPPRGVVQRRLTFTHARRFPGLTTVPRHWVRCNPQATEIAFLMRDDVGIVQLWLISTQGGEPRQLTHHATGIQSAFNWHPTGKWLGFVLDNRIACCDAHTGDITFSTQNHGTPPSADAVVFSPDGRFVAWMEEVDGFRQLWMTETGR from the coding sequence ATGAAGCAAATCACCTTTACGCCGCGTAATCATCAGCTTACCAATACCCGGACCTGGACGCCGGACAGCCACTGGCTGGTTTTTGACGTCCGTCCGTCAGGGGCTTCTTTCACCGGCGAAACCATTGAACGGGTGAATGTTCATACCGGTGAGCTGGAGGTGATTTATCGCGCGACGCTGGGGGCGCACGTCGGCGTGGTAACCGTGCATCCGCAGACCGAGAAATATGTATTTATTCATGGGCCTGAAAACCCGGACGCGACGTGGCAATACGACTTTCATCATCGTCGCGGCGTGATTGCCGAACAGGGAGAAGTGACAAATCTGGACGCGATGGATATCACTTCGCCCTACACGCCGGGTGCACTGCGCGGCGGCAGTCATGTTCACGTTTTCAGCCCGAATGGCGAGTTCGTCAGCTTTACCTACAACGACCATGTGATGCATGAACGCGATCTGGCGCTGGATTTACGTAACGTTGGCGTCGCAGTGCCTTATGGACCGGTAACGGTATCGGCGCAGCACCCAAGAGAGTACAGCGGCAGTCACTGGTGCGTGCTGGTCAGCCAGACGACGCCCGAACCCACGCCTGGCAGCGATGAGATCTCTCGCGCCTATGAAGAGGGCTGGGTGGGGAATCATGCGCTGGCGTTTATCGGCGACACGCTGTCTGAAAACGGCGAGAAAGTGCCTGAACTGTTTCTGGTAGAACTCCCGCAGGATGAGGCGGGCTGGAAAACGCCCGGAGTGACTCCCCTGGAAGGCACCGACGCAACCCTGCCCTCTCCGCCGCGCGGGGTTGTCCAGCGTCGACTGACGTTTACCCATGCACGCCGCTTCCCCGGGCTGACGACTGTCCCGCGCCACTGGGTGCGCTGTAATCCGCAGGCGACGGAGATTGCGTTTCTGATGCGCGATGACGTGGGTATTGTGCAACTGTGGTTGATTTCGACTCAGGGCGGTGAACCCCGCCAGTTGACCCATCACGCTACGGGTATTCAGTCCGCGTTCAACTGGCATCCGACAGGGAAATGGCTGGGATTTGTGCTGGATAATCGCATTGCCTGCTGCGATGCGCACACTGGAGACATTACGTTTTCAACGCAGAACCACGGTACCCCGCCCTCAGCGGATGCCGTGGTTTTCTCGCCTGATGGTCGATTTGTCGCGTGGATGGAAGAGGTAGACGGTTTCCGTCAGTTGTGGATGACAGAAACCGGGCGGTAA
- the ibpA gene encoding heat shock chaperone IbpA — translation MRNFDLSPLYRSAIGFDRLFNLLENNQSQSNGGYPPYNVELVDENHYRIAIAVAGFAESELEITAQDNLLVVKGAHADEQKERTYLYQGIAERNFERKFQLAENIHVRGANLVNGLLYIDLERVIPEANKPRRIEIN, via the coding sequence ATGCGTAACTTTGATTTATCCCCGCTGTACCGTTCTGCTATTGGTTTCGACCGCCTGTTTAACCTGCTGGAAAACAACCAGAGCCAGAGTAATGGCGGCTACCCTCCGTATAACGTTGAGCTGGTAGACGAAAATCATTACCGCATTGCCATTGCCGTTGCCGGTTTCGCAGAAAGTGAGCTGGAAATTACCGCACAGGACAACCTGCTGGTGGTGAAAGGCGCGCATGCGGACGAGCAAAAAGAACGGACTTACCTTTACCAGGGCATCGCGGAACGCAACTTTGAGCGTAAGTTCCAGTTAGCTGAGAACATCCATGTTCGCGGCGCGAATCTGGTCAATGGTCTGCTGTACATCGATCTCGAGCGCGTAATTCCGGAAGCGAACAAACCGCGCCGTATCGAAATCAATTAA
- a CDS encoding YceK/YidQ family lipoprotein produces MIRNVLLTLMMCSGMVLLSGCSSVMSHTGGKEGTYPGTRASAAMIGDDDTNWGTKSLAILDMPFTAVMDTLLLPWDLFRKDNSVRSRVERSEERTQITNSVIPPAKMPAP; encoded by the coding sequence ATGATAAGAAATGTGTTGTTAACGCTGATGATGTGCAGTGGGATGGTTTTACTGAGTGGTTGCTCCAGCGTAATGTCACATACCGGTGGTAAAGAGGGAACTTATCCTGGCACCCGCGCCAGCGCCGCTATGATAGGGGATGACGATACCAATTGGGGTACTAAATCGCTGGCCATACTGGACATGCCCTTTACTGCAGTAATGGACACACTCCTGTTGCCGTGGGATCTGTTCCGTAAAGATAATTCGGTCAGATCGCGTGTCGAAAGAAGCGAGGAGAGAACACAGATAACCAACTCCGTAATCCCTCCTGCGAAAATGCCCGCCCCCTGA